Proteins encoded in a region of the Hippocampus zosterae strain Florida chromosome 11, ASM2543408v3, whole genome shotgun sequence genome:
- the LOC127610065 gene encoding ubiquitin-conjugating enzyme E2 D4-like yields MALKRIKKELCDLKRDPPASCSAGPVGDDMFHWQASITGPNDSPYNGGVFFLSVHFPTDYPFKPPKVAFTTKIYHPNINSNGSICLDILRSQWSPALTVSKVLLSICSLLCDPNPDDPLVPDIAHTYKSDRQKYNDMAKEWTRKFAM; encoded by the exons ATGGCTTTGAAAAGAATaaagaag gAATTGTGTGACTTGAAGCGGGACCCTCCTGCTTCGTGTTCGGCGGGACCGGTCGGAGATGACA tgttCCATTGGCAAGCCAGCATCACAGGACCG AATGACAGCCCGTACAATGGAGGGGTTTTCTTCCTTTCTGTGCATTTCCCCACCGACTATCCCTTCAAACCCCCCAAG GTGGCTTTTACCACCAAAATCTATCATCCAAATATAAACAGCAACGGTAGCATCTGCCTGGACATACTGAGGTCGCAGTGGTCGCCTGCCCTTACCGTATCAAAAG TCTTGTTATCCATCTGCTCTTTGCTGTGCGATCCCAACCCCGACGACCCTTTAGTCCCCGACATAGCGCACACGTACAAATCGGACCGACAAAA GTACAACGACATGGCCAAAGAATGGACGAGGAAGTTTGCGATGTGA